The proteins below are encoded in one region of Aquisphaera giovannonii:
- a CDS encoding glycosyltransferase translates to MRLLFSSIHCLLDPSSGAAIATRELLELLASRGAECRALTAGVLDYEKETTVDDALATLGLPAPRSAADLGGGRSAEVVDLEAGGVRCTILPTRSSRAERSPDREESAVFLDLATQVLERFRPDALLTYGGHPAGLELMRRARARGVRVAFHLHNFGYRDRRDFQHADVVIFPSEFSRRHHARLLGLDGPAIPYPIDLPRVIVPESNRDPRYVTFVNPQLEKGVTVFARIAIELNARRPDIPLLVVEGRGTADTLNRLPVNLSGLSNVQRMANTPDPRNFYRVSRAVLVPSLWLESLGRVAVEAMANGIPVLASDRGALPETLGNAGFLFTIPGRYTPDSIEMPTAREVAPWLAILEKLWDAPDFEARHRAIAYTEANRWDPAAIGREFEPVLDPPDESAPP, encoded by the coding sequence ATGCGACTGCTTTTCTCCTCGATCCACTGCCTCCTCGACCCCTCCAGCGGTGCCGCGATCGCGACGCGGGAGCTGCTCGAATTGCTCGCCTCCCGCGGGGCGGAGTGCCGGGCGCTCACGGCCGGGGTACTCGACTACGAGAAGGAGACGACCGTGGACGACGCCCTCGCCACGCTCGGCCTGCCGGCGCCCCGATCCGCGGCGGACCTGGGCGGGGGGCGGTCGGCGGAGGTCGTCGACCTGGAGGCCGGCGGGGTGCGGTGCACCATCCTGCCGACGCGTTCCAGCCGCGCCGAGCGGTCGCCGGACCGGGAGGAGTCGGCGGTCTTCCTGGATCTGGCCACGCAGGTGCTCGAACGATTCCGGCCCGACGCCCTGCTGACCTACGGCGGCCACCCGGCGGGCCTGGAGCTGATGAGGCGGGCCCGGGCCCGCGGCGTCCGGGTGGCATTCCACCTGCACAACTTCGGCTATCGCGATCGACGCGACTTCCAGCACGCGGACGTCGTCATCTTCCCGTCCGAGTTCTCCCGCCGCCATCACGCCCGTCTCCTCGGCCTGGACGGGCCGGCGATCCCCTACCCGATCGACCTGCCCCGCGTCATCGTCCCGGAGTCAAACCGAGACCCCCGGTATGTCACCTTCGTGAACCCGCAGCTCGAGAAGGGCGTGACCGTCTTCGCCCGGATCGCCATCGAGCTGAACGCCAGGCGCCCGGATATCCCGCTGCTCGTTGTCGAGGGCCGCGGCACGGCCGATACCCTCAACCGACTGCCCGTAAACCTCTCGGGCCTATCGAACGTGCAGCGGATGGCCAACACGCCCGACCCCCGCAACTTCTACCGCGTCAGCCGGGCCGTCCTCGTGCCGTCGCTGTGGCTCGAGTCCCTGGGCCGGGTCGCGGTGGAGGCGATGGCCAACGGCATCCCCGTCCTCGCCAGCGACCGCGGGGCGCTGCCGGAGACGCTCGGCAACGCCGGCTTCCTGTTCACCATACCCGGGCGATATACGCCCGATTCCATCGAGATGCCCACGGCCCGCGAGGTCGCACCGTGGCTGGCCATCCTGGAGAAGCTCTGGGACGCTCCCGACTTCGAGGCCCGTCATCGAGCCATCGCCTACACGGAAGCCAATCGCTGGGATCCGGCGGCGATAGGCCGAGAATTCGAACCAGTACTCGACCCACCCGACGAGTCGGCACCGCCATGA
- a CDS encoding CRISPR-associated endonuclease Cas3'', which produces MPSIPYAHSLPDRPSEDWHSLEDHLLGTARLAEGFASAFGAGEWGRLAGLWHDLGKYSEAFQGYLRSVSEPDATGHKSDLAGRVIHSTAGAQHAVNRGLVGRLLAFAIAGHHAGLPDAEAGESGLSMRLQEVPEPIDRAPTRLLEHPLPPPPRLCVIGDGPRRAFALAFFTRMVFSCLVDADFLDTEAFFSPRRAGLRPDGTVSCSDLLGRLGKALEEKQRLAADTPVNRRRREVLAACLEKASLGPGFFSLDVPTGGGKTLSSLAFALSHATQHGLRRVVYAIPFTSIIEQTANVFREALGDLGGQVLEHHSNLEPDDPVRQTDRSRLAAENFDSPLVVTTNVQLFESLFASRTSRCRKLHRLARNVIILDEAQTLPPQLLAPTLAALEELVANYGATVVLCTATQPAVTRHDGFPIGLDGVRPIIDDPARLHASLGRTSVTLLGATSNDDLIGRLRAERQALCIVNSRRHASDLFRRLDDPAALHLSASMCAAHRSEVVAEIRRRLLPAVNEPCRVISTQVIEAGVDVDFPACFRAAAGLDSIAQAAGRCNREGLLSAPDGSPSLGRVFVFDYDRKEYPTASLIEQAAQCFREVAPDHQLGLLAPPATKAYFRLRYWQQGGQDGRGWDRGDGGQSVMGCFAPDRKTLLHAQFRTAVSAYRLIDDAQTPILVPFGDRGRELIRELEMMPEQPEPERLRAFDRNAQRYVVGVYDRGLKALLESGVLLEYHGRYCLGNREAYHERLGLTFEALGLDPDRLVI; this is translated from the coding sequence GTGCCGAGCATACCCTATGCACATAGTCTGCCCGACCGCCCGTCGGAAGACTGGCACTCGCTCGAGGATCACCTGCTCGGGACGGCTCGCCTGGCCGAGGGCTTCGCCTCGGCATTCGGCGCTGGCGAATGGGGCCGGCTCGCCGGCCTGTGGCACGACCTCGGCAAATACAGCGAGGCATTCCAGGGATACTTGCGTTCGGTCTCGGAACCGGACGCAACGGGCCACAAGTCCGACCTGGCCGGCCGGGTCATTCACTCCACGGCAGGCGCCCAACACGCGGTGAATCGAGGGCTCGTGGGGCGGCTGCTGGCCTTCGCCATCGCAGGCCACCATGCGGGGCTGCCCGATGCCGAGGCCGGGGAGTCCGGGCTGTCGATGCGCTTGCAGGAGGTCCCGGAGCCGATCGACCGCGCCCCGACACGACTACTCGAACACCCCTTACCGCCGCCGCCGAGGCTGTGTGTCATCGGCGACGGGCCGCGGCGGGCGTTCGCCCTGGCCTTCTTCACGCGGATGGTCTTCTCGTGCCTCGTCGATGCCGATTTCCTGGACACCGAGGCGTTCTTCAGCCCGAGGCGTGCCGGCCTGCGGCCGGACGGCACGGTGTCGTGCTCGGACCTCCTCGGCCGGCTGGGGAAGGCCCTGGAGGAGAAGCAGCGGCTCGCCGCCGACACGCCGGTCAATCGTCGGCGTCGTGAGGTCCTCGCCGCCTGCCTCGAGAAGGCTTCCCTCGGCCCGGGGTTCTTCTCCCTGGACGTGCCCACGGGCGGCGGCAAGACCCTCTCATCCCTGGCCTTCGCCCTCTCCCATGCCACCCAACACGGCCTCCGGCGCGTCGTCTACGCCATCCCGTTCACGAGCATCATCGAGCAGACCGCGAATGTCTTCCGCGAGGCGCTCGGCGACCTGGGAGGCCAGGTCCTCGAGCACCACAGCAACCTCGAGCCCGACGACCCCGTCCGTCAGACCGATCGCTCGCGCCTGGCCGCGGAGAACTTCGACTCGCCCCTCGTCGTCACCACCAACGTCCAGCTCTTCGAATCGCTCTTCGCCTCCCGAACCTCCCGATGCCGCAAGCTCCATCGCCTGGCGCGAAACGTCATCATCCTCGACGAGGCGCAGACCCTCCCCCCGCAGCTGCTGGCGCCGACGCTCGCCGCCCTGGAGGAGCTGGTCGCGAATTACGGGGCGACGGTCGTCCTGTGCACGGCGACGCAGCCGGCGGTCACGCGCCACGACGGCTTCCCGATCGGCCTCGACGGAGTGCGACCCATCATAGACGACCCGGCCCGGCTCCACGCCAGCCTGGGCAGGACGTCCGTCACCCTCCTGGGGGCGACGAGCAACGACGACCTCATCGGCCGGCTCCGCGCCGAGCGCCAGGCCCTCTGCATCGTGAACTCGCGCCGGCACGCCTCGGACCTGTTCAGGCGGCTCGACGATCCGGCAGCACTCCACCTGAGCGCCTCGATGTGCGCGGCGCACCGCTCCGAGGTCGTTGCAGAGATCCGGCGCAGGCTCCTGCCCGCCGTCAACGAGCCCTGCCGCGTCATCTCGACGCAGGTCATCGAGGCGGGCGTGGACGTCGATTTCCCCGCCTGCTTCCGCGCCGCCGCGGGGCTCGACTCCATCGCGCAGGCGGCCGGCCGCTGCAATCGCGAGGGCCTCCTCTCCGCGCCCGACGGCTCGCCCTCGCTCGGTCGCGTCTTCGTCTTCGACTACGACCGGAAGGAATACCCCACGGCCTCCCTCATCGAACAGGCCGCGCAGTGCTTCCGCGAGGTCGCGCCCGACCATCAACTCGGCCTCCTCGCCCCGCCGGCGACCAAGGCCTACTTCCGGTTGCGCTACTGGCAGCAGGGCGGGCAGGATGGCCGAGGCTGGGACCGGGGCGACGGCGGCCAATCGGTCATGGGCTGCTTCGCCCCCGACAGGAAGACCCTCCTCCACGCCCAGTTCCGCACCGCCGTTTCGGCCTATCGCCTCATCGACGACGCCCAGACGCCGATCCTCGTCCCGTTCGGCGACCGGGGCCGCGAGCTGATCCGCGAGCTGGAGATGATGCCGGAGCAGCCCGAACCCGAGCGGCTACGGGCGTTCGATCGGAACGCGCAGCGTTACGTCGTCGGTGTCTACGACCGGGGCCTGAAGGCGCTCCTCGAGAGCGGCGTGCTCCTCGAATACCACGGCCGCTACTGCCTCGGGAACCGGGAGGCCTATCACGAGCGCCTGGGATTGACGTTCGAAGCCCTGGGCCTCGACCCGGACAGACTCGTCATCTGA
- the cas5c gene encoding type I-C CRISPR-associated protein Cas5c gives MRMSIRLKVWGDFACFTRPEMKVERVSYDILTPSAARGILEAIYWKPEIRWRVTRIQVLNPVRFTSLRRNEVGAKIPAGTAAAAMKGGRGRLGMYVEEDRQQRAATILRDVAYVIEANFDIVGGDDNAGKHLDQFNRRARGGRCFHRPYLGCREFPADFALLEDGEPVPPVHEEWAGERDLGYVLNDIDFRDGMTPHFFRAVLRDGLVSVPPLGDREVRR, from the coding sequence ATCCGCATGAGTATCCGACTCAAGGTCTGGGGCGACTTCGCCTGCTTCACCCGCCCCGAGATGAAGGTGGAACGCGTCAGCTACGACATCCTGACGCCCTCGGCGGCACGCGGGATCCTCGAGGCGATCTACTGGAAGCCGGAGATCCGCTGGAGGGTCACGCGTATCCAAGTGCTCAATCCCGTCCGATTCACCTCGCTGCGCCGCAACGAGGTCGGCGCGAAGATCCCGGCCGGCACCGCCGCGGCGGCCATGAAGGGCGGCCGCGGGCGCCTCGGCATGTATGTCGAGGAGGACCGGCAGCAACGTGCGGCGACCATCCTTCGGGACGTTGCCTACGTGATCGAGGCGAATTTCGACATCGTCGGCGGCGACGACAACGCCGGGAAGCACCTGGATCAGTTCAACCGCCGGGCTCGCGGCGGGCGCTGCTTCCATCGCCCGTACCTGGGATGCCGGGAATTCCCCGCCGACTTCGCCCTGCTCGAGGATGGCGAACCCGTCCCGCCGGTCCACGAGGAATGGGCCGGGGAACGCGACCTCGGTTACGTCCTGAACGACATCGATTTCCGCGACGGCATGACGCCCCATTTCTTCCGGGCCGTCCTGCGCGATGGCCTCGTTTCGGTTCCGCCCCTTGGCGACAGGGAGGTGCGTCGATGA